The following are encoded together in the Pseudoxanthomonas sp. YR558 genome:
- a CDS encoding PilX N-terminal domain-containing pilus assembly protein translates to MKPPGPCSPMHQRGASLVVVLILLLVMTLLGLAVLRTTLLDERMSANLYDRSLSFQSAETALRDAEAAVQAAELAGAIIGFNCSTAGVTCPSIPANALSGTTGCSGGRNCWTNATTNIQTLASGAGAPQYYIEYMGQYTNEDDLSLASSANSAQYGGAGGVPLQHFYRITGRSHDPSANDRAVVVLQSNIVVK, encoded by the coding sequence ATGAAGCCGCCTGGACCCTGTTCGCCGATGCATCAGCGAGGCGCGTCCCTTGTCGTCGTGCTCATTCTGCTGCTGGTCATGACACTGTTGGGGTTGGCCGTGCTGCGCACCACGCTGCTGGACGAGCGCATGAGCGCGAATCTTTACGACCGCAGCTTGTCCTTCCAGTCGGCCGAAACCGCCCTGCGTGATGCCGAAGCCGCGGTGCAGGCCGCTGAGCTGGCCGGTGCAATCATAGGCTTCAACTGTTCGACGGCCGGCGTTACCTGCCCGTCGATCCCCGCCAACGCGCTTTCTGGGACCACCGGGTGCTCCGGGGGCCGGAACTGCTGGACCAATGCCACGACCAACATCCAGACGTTGGCGAGCGGAGCGGGGGCGCCCCAGTACTACATCGAGTACATGGGTCAATACACCAACGAGGACGATCTCTCGCTGGCAAGTAGCGCCAACAGCGCTCAGTACGGTGGCGCGGGCGGCGTTCCGCTGCAGCATTTCTATCGAATCACGGGTCGTAGTCATGATCCGTCCGCCAATGACCGGGCCGTCGTGGTCCTGCAGTCCAACATCGTGGTCAAGTGA
- a CDS encoding PilC/PilY family type IV pilus protein, whose product MRSALRKARERTIAVLIGVFAVASAFPAASLNISQKPLSIGRDVPGNLALVPSVEFPTLISVANFGDYVATNTYVGYFDSEKCYSYVYSATESERHFAPNSASLAHTCAGALWSGNYMNWAATQTIDPFRSALTGGYRVRDTTTATWIEKAKADRDGGESATANFPRRTYPGSPNAIAVYAATAASWDTIRTRIDGLGNKMRFTSGANATALGNNNPGTGQPVAYDPASHSLNSTNITVNGVQVSQANVVFEVSVRVAVCVAGMLEANCNSSYSGVAKPEGLIQQYANSIRYSIFGYLNNGGGTEPEGGVMRARQKFVGPASNFPESGAQGNPNREWDPVTGILYQNPDATDATNTNASIVDSGVINYLNKFGQMETGRNAKSYDNVSELYYTALRYFKRQGNVPSYAVVSGDRQLADGFPVITDWDDPIRYSCQTNVILGVGDTNTWRDKNLPGATSAVGEPAKPAEVTADTSVDVVAMMKNIWRMEGFNDADATARSAPTYFNVSAHNNSAYIAALAYDAHTRDIRPATRANPIAGKQTISTYWVDVVENRDYKTPHTNQYSLATKYGGFTVPAGYNPDTNVTPLADSQWWATNQYVNGVTSFKRPANFYVAAEAARMVESLKQVFAKIVQDMRGSGGSFASNTTKLETGAMTYQAQFYSGAWRGELVGYNVNQNTGALTQAWTAGSQFPANFVNRQIYINNAGALQRFTLLSQATALGTQSVVDYIRGDRTNEMPAGTLRTRQSVLGDIVNSQPVYVGAPNSRLFYGAEFTGADDYMAFVLANATRTPTVYVGANDGMLHGFNATTGAETFAFIPSQVIPRLAALADPNYVHQYYVDGDITVADAYWGGQWRTILVGTMGRGGRGVYALDVTNPSSVQLLWEKTATDIPAMGNSLGKPIIGQVADGDWRVFIGNGPNGSGGTAQLVSIRLNNGVVTTASTGVAGDNGLSGPNVWNTGATDFVDRVYAGDLRGNLWRFGNLAGTPTVTSMFQATDGAIAQPITATPTVSRNPNNNDTWVYVGTGKYVNEEDLSDVQVQSWYGLIDRGAAISGRNVLQRVAITSESTLANGLGARVIDAVTTPSVNGWYMDLVSPVRGAEGERMVVPNIFQGLALIGTTRIPDNTSVCDPSGRGWIMAINPFTGGRLNSTFFDLNNDGNFNNSDLSNGAVVSGLGLPSGPNNPIFVGNVMLTNMDNAESNVIKTNSSVLAPARVSWREVVGD is encoded by the coding sequence ATGCGCTCCGCACTGCGGAAGGCGAGGGAACGCACCATTGCGGTGTTGATCGGTGTGTTCGCCGTTGCGAGCGCCTTTCCAGCGGCTTCGTTGAACATCTCCCAGAAGCCGCTGTCGATCGGTCGTGATGTGCCGGGCAACCTTGCGCTCGTGCCTTCGGTGGAGTTCCCCACGCTGATCAGCGTGGCCAACTTCGGTGACTACGTGGCGACGAATACGTACGTGGGCTACTTCGATTCGGAGAAGTGCTACAGCTACGTCTACAGCGCCACGGAAAGCGAGCGTCACTTCGCTCCGAACTCCGCATCCTTAGCGCATACATGCGCAGGCGCACTGTGGAGTGGCAACTACATGAACTGGGCGGCCACCCAGACGATCGATCCGTTCCGCTCGGCCCTGACCGGTGGCTATCGTGTGCGCGACACGACGACGGCGACCTGGATTGAGAAGGCGAAGGCTGACCGGGATGGTGGCGAGAGCGCGACGGCCAACTTCCCTCGCCGCACCTACCCTGGTAGCCCGAACGCGATCGCGGTTTATGCAGCGACGGCGGCCAGTTGGGACACCATCCGCACGCGCATCGATGGCCTCGGCAACAAGATGCGCTTCACCAGTGGCGCCAACGCCACTGCGCTTGGCAACAACAACCCCGGTACGGGTCAGCCCGTCGCATACGATCCGGCCTCCCACTCGCTGAACAGTACCAACATCACCGTCAATGGCGTCCAGGTCAGCCAGGCCAATGTGGTATTCGAAGTCAGTGTGCGCGTCGCCGTGTGCGTCGCCGGAATGCTGGAAGCCAATTGCAATTCCAGCTACAGCGGGGTCGCGAAGCCGGAAGGTTTGATCCAGCAGTACGCCAACAGCATTCGGTACAGCATCTTCGGTTACCTCAACAACGGTGGCGGCACCGAGCCTGAAGGCGGTGTCATGCGCGCGCGGCAGAAGTTCGTTGGACCCGCGAGCAATTTCCCGGAGTCGGGCGCGCAGGGCAATCCCAATCGGGAGTGGGATCCGGTGACCGGCATCCTCTACCAGAATCCGGATGCCACCGACGCGACCAATACCAACGCCAGCATCGTCGATAGCGGCGTCATCAACTATCTGAACAAGTTCGGGCAGATGGAGACGGGACGCAACGCGAAGTCTTACGACAATGTCAGCGAGCTCTACTACACAGCGCTGCGCTACTTCAAACGGCAGGGCAACGTTCCCTCCTATGCGGTGGTCAGTGGCGACCGCCAACTGGCCGACGGATTCCCGGTGATCACGGATTGGGATGACCCGATCCGCTACTCGTGCCAGACCAACGTCATTCTTGGTGTCGGAGACACGAATACATGGCGCGACAAGAACCTTCCAGGCGCGACCAGCGCGGTGGGCGAGCCGGCGAAGCCCGCGGAAGTCACGGCAGATACGTCCGTTGACGTCGTTGCGATGATGAAGAACATCTGGCGTATGGAAGGGTTCAACGACGCGGATGCCACGGCGCGCTCTGCTCCCACGTACTTCAACGTTTCCGCGCACAACAACTCCGCTTACATCGCGGCATTGGCCTACGATGCACACACCCGTGACATCCGTCCGGCCACGCGCGCTAACCCGATCGCCGGCAAGCAGACGATTTCCACGTATTGGGTGGACGTGGTGGAGAACCGCGACTACAAGACGCCGCACACCAACCAGTATTCGCTGGCGACCAAGTACGGTGGTTTCACCGTTCCGGCCGGCTACAACCCCGATACCAATGTCACGCCATTGGCAGACTCGCAGTGGTGGGCCACCAATCAGTACGTGAACGGCGTGACCAGCTTCAAACGTCCTGCCAATTTCTACGTGGCTGCTGAAGCCGCGAGGATGGTGGAGAGCTTGAAGCAGGTCTTCGCGAAGATCGTTCAGGACATGCGGGGTTCGGGCGGCTCGTTCGCGTCCAATACCACCAAGCTGGAGACGGGCGCCATGACGTACCAGGCGCAGTTCTACAGCGGCGCGTGGCGTGGCGAGTTGGTGGGTTACAACGTGAACCAGAACACCGGCGCGCTGACGCAGGCCTGGACGGCGGGCTCGCAGTTCCCGGCGAACTTCGTCAATCGGCAGATCTACATCAACAATGCGGGTGCGTTGCAGCGTTTCACTCTGCTGTCGCAGGCAACGGCACTCGGGACCCAGTCCGTGGTCGACTATATCCGCGGCGACCGCACGAACGAGATGCCGGCGGGCACCCTCCGCACGCGTCAGAGCGTGCTGGGCGACATCGTCAATTCGCAACCCGTCTATGTAGGCGCCCCCAACTCACGCCTGTTCTATGGTGCTGAATTCACGGGTGCCGACGATTACATGGCGTTCGTGCTTGCCAATGCCACGCGCACACCGACCGTTTACGTCGGTGCCAACGACGGCATGCTGCATGGCTTCAATGCGACGACGGGCGCGGAAACCTTCGCCTTCATCCCATCGCAAGTGATTCCGCGATTGGCCGCACTGGCGGACCCCAACTATGTCCATCAGTACTACGTGGACGGCGACATCACGGTGGCGGATGCGTATTGGGGAGGCCAGTGGCGCACCATTCTTGTGGGCACCATGGGACGGGGCGGGCGCGGCGTCTACGCGTTGGATGTGACCAACCCGTCCAGCGTCCAGTTGTTGTGGGAGAAGACGGCGACCGATATCCCGGCGATGGGCAACTCGCTGGGCAAGCCGATCATCGGGCAGGTGGCGGATGGGGATTGGCGAGTCTTCATTGGCAACGGCCCCAATGGCAGCGGCGGCACCGCGCAGTTGGTTTCGATCCGACTCAACAATGGTGTGGTGACGACGGCGAGCACCGGCGTAGCTGGCGACAACGGTCTGTCCGGCCCGAATGTGTGGAACACGGGTGCAACCGACTTCGTCGACCGGGTCTATGCAGGCGACCTGCGCGGGAACCTGTGGCGGTTCGGTAACCTGGCCGGCACGCCGACGGTAACCTCGATGTTCCAGGCGACGGATGGCGCCATCGCCCAGCCGATCACCGCGACGCCGACCGTCTCGCGCAATCCGAACAACAACGATACGTGGGTCTACGTCGGCACGGGCAAGTACGTCAATGAAGAAGACCTTTCTGACGTCCAGGTCCAAAGCTGGTATGGCCTGATCGATCGAGGTGCGGCCATCAGCGGTCGCAATGTGCTGCAGCGGGTGGCTATCACGAGCGAATCCACTTTGGCGAATGGACTCGGCGCCCGCGTGATCGATGCCGTGACCACGCCCAGTGTCAATGGGTGGTACATGGACCTGGTCTCGCCAGTGCGAGGTGCCGAAGGTGAACGCATGGTGGTGCCGAACATTTTCCAGGGCTTGGCGTTGATCGGCACTACGCGCATCCCGGACAACACCAGCGTCTGCGACCCGAGCGGTCGCGGTTGGATCATGGCGATCAATCCGTTCACAGGCGGACGGCTGAACTCCACATTCTTCGATCTGAACAACGACGGAAACTTCAACAATAGTGACTTGTCGAACGGCGCGGTTGTATCCGGCCTCGGGCTGCCCAGCGGTCCAAACAACCCGATTTTCGTGGGTAATGTGATGCTCACCAACATGGACAACGCGGAAAGCAACGTCATCAAGACGAATTCTTCCGTGCTCGCGCCCGCACGCGTGTCGTGGCGTGAGGTGGTAGGCGACTGA
- a CDS encoding type IV pilin protein, with the protein MKRHNVDIQRSSGAGFTLIELLVVIAIVGILTAIAVATYQDQIVKSRRAAAASCLQQGAQFMERYYTTNLSYVNATPPTCDAEVAAHYAAPSFVGTPAAKTYSMQIVPTGAQATRDTLCGTLTINQQGVRGEGGTATSADQCW; encoded by the coding sequence ATGAAGCGTCATAACGTGGATATACAAAGGAGTAGCGGTGCGGGGTTCACCCTGATCGAACTGCTGGTGGTGATTGCAATCGTGGGCATCCTGACAGCCATTGCAGTGGCGACTTATCAGGATCAGATTGTTAAGTCGCGCAGGGCGGCCGCGGCCTCCTGCCTGCAGCAGGGTGCACAGTTCATGGAGAGGTACTACACCACCAACCTCAGTTACGTGAATGCCACGCCACCCACCTGTGACGCTGAAGTGGCTGCTCACTACGCCGCTCCCAGCTTTGTAGGGACGCCCGCTGCAAAGACTTACTCGATGCAGATCGTGCCAACCGGCGCCCAGGCGACTCGAGATACCCTTTGCGGTACGTTGACGATCAACCAGCAAGGGGTGCGTGGAGAGGGCGGAACTGCCACCTCCGCAGATCAATGCTGGTGA
- a CDS encoding Tfp pilus assembly protein FimT/FimU codes for MARMPASVDQPAPSLPHRRSLGVTLIEMIVAMSVIAILAALAVPSFRALSKRNRVDTTLHLLTSHFASARIAAITHNVPVVICPSRGDGACRQDSDWSDHWLTFRDPDGNRQPDETIDLYRNDPAPRSPRLRIYSTAGRRELRYLPTGYSSGSNLTLRVCYDGEVSGLVVVNNAGRVRTARPTQSEPCSEAPDSL; via the coding sequence ATGGCAAGGATGCCTGCGTCGGTGGACCAGCCCGCTCCATCCCTACCCCATCGCCGCTCACTTGGCGTAACGCTCATCGAGATGATTGTCGCCATGTCGGTCATCGCGATCCTGGCCGCGCTCGCCGTCCCGTCCTTCCGGGCTCTCTCTAAGCGCAACCGGGTGGACACCACCTTGCACCTGCTGACCTCGCATTTCGCCTCGGCACGCATCGCGGCGATCACGCACAACGTCCCGGTGGTGATCTGCCCCAGCCGCGGAGACGGTGCCTGCCGACAGGACAGCGACTGGAGCGATCATTGGCTGACCTTCCGGGATCCCGACGGCAATCGCCAGCCCGATGAAACGATTGACCTCTATCGGAACGATCCGGCCCCTCGAAGCCCCAGGCTTCGCATCTACTCCACAGCAGGGAGGCGCGAATTGAGGTACCTCCCGACCGGCTACAGCTCCGGGAGCAATCTGACATTGCGCGTGTGCTACGACGGTGAAGTCAGTGGCCTGGTGGTCGTCAACAACGCTGGCCGCGTGCGCACGGCGCGCCCCACCCAATCCGAGCCTTGCAGCGAAGCCCCGGACAGCCTTTGA
- the uvrB gene encoding excinuclease ABC subunit UvrB yields the protein MTDRFQLVSPYSPAGDQPQAIDKLSDNFDAGVAKQTLLGVTGSGKTYTIANVVQRIQKPTLVMAPNKTLAAQLYGEFKAFFPHNAVEYFVSYYDYYQPEAYVPASDTFIEKDSSINEHIEQMRLAATKTLLSRPDALVVATVSAIYGLGAPEDYLSLRLILSLGERIDQRDLIRHLTQLQYTRNEYELQRGTFRVRGEIIDVHPAESDAEAVRIELFDGEVEGLSLFDPLTGESLRKLQRYTVYPKTHYATTRERVLAAIDTIKVELKERLEQLYAQNKLVEAQRLAQRTQFDVEMMAEVGFCSGIENYSRHLTGKAPGEPPPTLFDYLPADALLVIDESHVTIPQIGAMYKGDRSRKETLVEFGFRLPSALDNRPLRFEEWEARSPRSIYVSATPGPYELRESSDEIVELVVRPTGLIDPEVEIRPVGTQVDDLLSQINERVGWGDRVLVTTLTKRMAENLTEYLGDHGIKVRYLHSDVDTVERVEIIRDLRLGKFDVLVGINLLREGLDMPEVSLVAILDADKEGFLRSTGSLIQTIGRAARNLRGKAILYADRITRSMQAAMDETSRRREKQVEYNEAHGITPQSVARPIVDILEGARSEAASEGKGGRGKARRVAEEPAEYGVMDPAKAVAKIKVLEQQMYQHARDLEFEDAARLRDQIQRLKEASLGG from the coding sequence ATGACCGACCGTTTCCAGCTTGTTTCGCCCTACTCCCCGGCAGGCGACCAACCCCAGGCCATCGACAAGCTGTCGGACAATTTCGACGCCGGTGTGGCCAAGCAGACGTTGCTGGGTGTGACCGGGTCGGGCAAGACCTACACAATCGCCAACGTGGTGCAGCGGATCCAGAAGCCGACCCTGGTCATGGCGCCCAACAAGACGCTGGCCGCGCAGCTGTACGGCGAGTTCAAGGCGTTCTTCCCGCATAACGCGGTCGAGTACTTCGTCAGCTACTACGACTATTACCAGCCGGAAGCCTACGTGCCGGCCAGCGATACCTTCATCGAGAAGGACAGCTCGATCAACGAACACATCGAGCAGATGCGGCTGGCGGCAACGAAGACGTTGCTGTCGCGTCCGGACGCCCTGGTGGTGGCCACGGTGTCCGCGATCTATGGTCTGGGTGCGCCTGAAGACTATCTGTCGCTGCGCCTGATCCTGTCGTTGGGCGAGCGCATCGACCAGCGCGACCTGATCCGCCACCTGACCCAGCTGCAGTACACCCGCAACGAGTACGAGCTGCAGCGCGGTACCTTCCGGGTGCGGGGCGAGATCATCGATGTCCATCCGGCCGAAAGCGATGCGGAAGCCGTGCGCATCGAACTGTTCGACGGCGAGGTCGAAGGGCTCAGCCTGTTCGATCCACTCACCGGCGAGTCGTTGCGAAAGCTGCAGCGTTATACGGTCTATCCGAAAACGCACTACGCCACCACGCGGGAGCGCGTACTCGCCGCCATCGATACGATCAAGGTCGAACTGAAGGAGCGGCTGGAGCAGCTCTATGCCCAGAACAAGCTGGTGGAGGCGCAGCGCTTGGCGCAGCGCACCCAGTTCGATGTGGAAATGATGGCGGAAGTGGGCTTCTGTTCCGGCATCGAGAACTACTCCCGCCACCTGACCGGCAAGGCCCCCGGCGAACCACCACCGACCCTGTTCGATTACCTGCCCGCTGATGCGTTGCTGGTCATCGACGAATCGCACGTGACCATCCCGCAGATCGGCGCCATGTACAAGGGCGACCGGTCGCGCAAGGAGACGCTGGTGGAGTTCGGCTTCCGTCTGCCGTCGGCGCTGGACAACCGGCCGCTGCGCTTCGAAGAATGGGAAGCCCGCTCGCCGCGCAGCATCTACGTGTCGGCGACGCCGGGGCCGTACGAACTGCGCGAATCCAGCGACGAGATCGTCGAACTGGTGGTGCGTCCGACCGGCCTGATCGATCCGGAGGTGGAGATCCGGCCGGTCGGCACGCAGGTGGATGACCTGTTGTCGCAGATCAACGAGCGGGTGGGATGGGGCGATCGCGTGCTGGTCACCACGCTGACCAAGCGTATGGCCGAGAATCTCACCGAATACCTGGGCGATCACGGCATCAAGGTGCGCTATCTGCATTCGGACGTGGACACGGTCGAGCGCGTGGAGATCATCCGCGACCTGCGCTTGGGTAAGTTCGACGTGCTGGTGGGCATCAACCTGCTGCGCGAGGGCCTGGATATGCCCGAGGTCTCTCTGGTGGCGATCCTGGACGCAGACAAGGAAGGCTTCCTGCGATCTACCGGCTCGCTGATCCAGACCATCGGCCGCGCCGCGCGCAACCTGCGCGGCAAGGCGATCCTCTACGCGGACCGGATCACCCGTTCGATGCAGGCAGCGATGGACGAGACCAGCCGTCGCCGCGAGAAGCAGGTGGAGTACAACGAAGCGCATGGCATCACGCCCCAGTCCGTGGCCAGGCCCATCGTGGACATCCTGGAAGGCGCGCGCAGCGAGGCCGCCAGCGAAGGCAAGGGTGGCCGGGGCAAGGCGCGGCGCGTGGCCGAGGAGCCTGCCGAGTACGGCGTGATGGACCCCGCGAAGGCGGTGGCCAAGATCAAGGTGCTGGAGCAGCAGATGTACCAGCACGCCCGCGACCTGGAGTTCGAGGACGCTGCGCGCCTGCGCGACCAGATCCAGCGGCTCAAGGAGGCCAGCCTCGGCGGCTGA
- the thrS gene encoding threonine--tRNA ligase: protein MITITLPDGSRREFENPVSVMQVAQSIGAGLAKATVAGAVDGVLVDASDVIDHDAALRIITPKDEEGVEIIRHSCAHLVGHAVKQLYPDVKMVIGPVIAEGFYYDIYSERPFTPEDLAAVEQRMQELIAQDYDVIKKMTPRAEVVDVFKARGEEYKLRLIEDMGPEVTAMGLYYHQEYVDMCRGPHVPNTRFLKAFKLTRISGAYWRGDAKNEQLQRIYGTAWADKKQLEAYIQRVEEAEKRDHRKIGKQQELFHLQEEAPGLVFWHPKGWAIWQVVEQYMRKVYRDSGYQEVRCPQILDVALWKKSGHWDNYKENMFFSESENRTYAVKPMNCPGHVQVFNQGLHSYRDLPIRYGEFGACHRNEPSGALHGILRVRGFTQDDGHIFCTEDQIEAEVTAFHQQALKVYSDFGFEDIQIKIALRPDSRLGDDATWDKAEAALRAALRSCGVEWQELPGEGAFYGPKIEYHLKDAIGRTWQLGTMQVDFMMPGRLGAEYVDENSQRQQPVMLHRAIVGSMERFIGILIEHHAGAFPSWLAPQQAVVMNITDAQADYVAEVRKTLANQGFRVAADLRNEKIGYKIREHTLQRVPYLLVVGDREKENGAIAVRTRSGEDLGSMSVAAFAERLRNEHAAQ, encoded by the coding sequence ATGATCACGATCACGCTCCCCGACGGCAGCCGCCGCGAGTTCGAGAATCCCGTCTCCGTCATGCAGGTGGCCCAGTCCATCGGCGCCGGCCTGGCGAAGGCCACCGTGGCCGGTGCCGTCGATGGCGTGCTGGTCGATGCCAGCGACGTCATCGACCATGACGCCGCGCTGCGCATCATCACCCCGAAGGACGAAGAGGGCGTGGAGATCATCCGTCACTCGTGCGCGCACCTGGTCGGCCATGCGGTCAAGCAGCTGTACCCGGACGTGAAGATGGTCATCGGCCCGGTCATCGCCGAAGGCTTCTACTACGACATCTACAGCGAGCGCCCGTTTACGCCAGAGGACCTGGCGGCGGTCGAGCAGCGCATGCAGGAGCTGATCGCGCAGGACTACGACGTCATCAAGAAGATGACGCCGCGCGCAGAGGTGGTGGACGTGTTCAAGGCGCGTGGCGAGGAGTACAAGCTGCGCCTGATCGAGGACATGGGGCCTGAAGTGACGGCCATGGGCCTGTACTACCACCAGGAATACGTGGACATGTGCCGCGGCCCGCACGTGCCGAACACGCGCTTCCTGAAGGCGTTCAAGCTGACCCGCATCTCCGGCGCCTACTGGCGCGGGGACGCCAAGAACGAGCAGCTGCAACGCATCTACGGCACGGCCTGGGCCGACAAGAAGCAGCTGGAGGCCTATATCCAGCGCGTCGAAGAGGCCGAGAAGCGCGACCATCGCAAGATCGGCAAGCAGCAAGAACTGTTCCACCTGCAGGAAGAGGCGCCGGGCCTGGTGTTCTGGCACCCGAAGGGTTGGGCCATCTGGCAGGTGGTCGAGCAGTACATGCGCAAGGTCTACCGCGACAGCGGGTATCAGGAAGTGCGTTGCCCGCAGATCCTCGATGTCGCCTTGTGGAAGAAGTCCGGCCACTGGGACAACTACAAGGAAAACATGTTCTTCAGCGAGTCGGAGAACCGCACCTACGCGGTCAAGCCGATGAACTGTCCCGGCCATGTGCAGGTGTTCAACCAGGGGCTGCACAGCTACCGCGACCTGCCGATCCGCTACGGCGAGTTCGGCGCCTGCCATCGCAACGAGCCGTCGGGCGCACTGCACGGCATCCTGCGCGTGCGTGGCTTCACCCAGGACGACGGCCACATCTTCTGCACGGAAGACCAGATCGAGGCCGAGGTCACGGCGTTCCACCAGCAGGCGCTGAAGGTCTACTCGGACTTCGGCTTTGAAGACATCCAGATCAAGATCGCCCTGCGCCCCGATTCCCGCCTGGGCGACGACGCCACCTGGGACAAGGCCGAGGCCGCCTTGCGCGCCGCCCTGCGCAGCTGCGGGGTGGAGTGGCAGGAGCTGCCGGGTGAGGGTGCTTTCTACGGCCCGAAGATCGAGTACCACCTGAAGGACGCGATCGGCCGAACCTGGCAGCTGGGCACGATGCAGGTCGACTTCATGATGCCGGGCCGCCTCGGCGCCGAGTACGTGGACGAGAACAGCCAACGCCAGCAGCCGGTCATGCTGCACCGGGCCATCGTGGGCTCGATGGAGCGGTTCATCGGCATCCTGATCGAGCACCATGCTGGTGCATTCCCGTCCTGGCTGGCGCCCCAGCAGGCGGTGGTCATGAACATCACCGACGCCCAGGCCGATTACGTGGCCGAAGTCCGGAAAACCCTTGCAAATCAAGGCTTCCGGGTGGCGGCGGATTTGCGGAACGAGAAGATCGGCTATAAGATTCGCGAGCACACGCTGCAGCGGGTGCCATACCTGCTGGTGGTCGGAGACCGCGAGAAGGAGAATGGCGCCATCGCCGTGCGTACGCGTTCGGGAGAAGATCTCGGCAGCATGTCCGTTGCCGCCTTCGCCGAACGTTTGCGGAACGAGCACGCCGCGCAATAA
- the infC gene encoding translation initiation factor IF-3 — translation MSIPDNKQNRKNHEIRVPRVRVIGSDGEMIGVLTRDEALAKAEDEGLDLVEIQPNAEPPVCKIMDFGKFKFEAQKKANEAKKKQKQVEIKELKFRPVTDEGDYQIKMRNIRRFLEEGDKVKVNIRFRGREMSHQELGREMAARIEAELGDEIVIESRPRLEGRQMVMMIAPKKK, via the coding sequence ATCAGCATCCCTGACAACAAGCAAAACCGTAAAAACCACGAGATCCGCGTGCCGCGGGTGCGCGTGATCGGTTCCGATGGCGAGATGATCGGCGTGCTTACGCGCGACGAAGCCCTGGCCAAGGCGGAGGATGAAGGCTTGGATCTGGTCGAGATCCAGCCCAACGCCGAGCCGCCCGTCTGCAAGATCATGGACTTCGGCAAGTTCAAGTTCGAAGCGCAGAAGAAGGCCAACGAGGCCAAGAAGAAGCAGAAGCAGGTCGAGATCAAGGAACTGAAGTTCCGTCCCGTCACCGACGAGGGCGACTATCAGATCAAGATGCGCAACATCCGCCGCTTCCTGGAAGAGGGCGACAAGGTCAAGGTCAACATCCGCTTCCGTGGCCGTGAAATGAGCCACCAGGAGCTGGGTCGCGAGATGGCTGCGCGCATCGAGGCGGAGCTGGGCGATGAAATCGTCATCGAGTCCCGTCCGCGCCTCGAAGGCCGCCAGATGGTCATGATGATCGCGCCGAAGAAGAAGTAA
- the rpmI gene encoding 50S ribosomal protein L35, whose translation MPKIKTHRAAAKRFRKTASGKFKAGHANRSHILTKKATKRKRGLRATNIIRAEDSGRLNRMLPYL comes from the coding sequence ATGCCCAAGATCAAGACCCACCGGGCGGCGGCGAAGCGTTTTCGCAAGACCGCATCCGGCAAGTTCAAGGCTGGCCACGCCAACCGTAGCCACATCCTCACCAAGAAAGCGACCAAGCGTAAGCGCGGCCTGCGTGCGACGAATATCATTCGCGCCGAGGACAGCGGCCGTTTGAACCGCATGCTTCCCTACCTCTGA
- the rplT gene encoding 50S ribosomal protein L20, which translates to MARVKRGVTARRRHKKVLHLAKGYYNARRKVFRVAKQAVIKAGQYAYIGRKQKKRNFRSLWITRINAAARLNGLSYSRFMNGLLKAGITLDRKVLADIAVHDATGFAALAEKAKGALAA; encoded by the coding sequence ATGGCACGAGTTAAGCGTGGCGTGACGGCGCGTCGCCGTCACAAGAAAGTCCTCCACCTCGCCAAGGGCTACTACAACGCCCGTCGCAAGGTGTTCCGCGTCGCCAAGCAGGCGGTCATCAAGGCGGGTCAGTACGCCTACATCGGCCGCAAGCAGAAGAAGCGCAACTTCCGTTCGCTGTGGATCACCCGCATCAACGCGGCTGCCCGTCTGAACGGTCTCAGCTACAGCCGTTTCATGAACGGCCTGCTGAAGGCTGGCATCACCCTGGACCGCAAGGTGCTGGCGGACATCGCCGTGCACGACGCGACCGGTTTTGCGGCCCTGGCTGAAAAGGCGAAGGGCGCACTCGCGGCGTAA